The Buchnera aphidicola (Chaitophorus populicola) nucleotide sequence TTTTTGCTTGTTTTTCAGTTAATTCTCCCAATGTCATGCAAGTTTCTAGTCCTAATTTTTTCACTTTTTTAATAATTTTTTCTAAATACGGCATATCTCTTTCTTTAGGATTTTTCCATGCTGCACCCATACAAAAACGACTTGCACCTATTTTTTTTGCTTTTTTTGCAGCTTTAAGAATTTTATTTTTATCTAATAAAGGTTTATTTTTTAAATGAGTTGAATATCTTGAACTTTGAGGACAGTATTTACAATCTTCAGGGCATAAACCCGTTTTAATAGATAATAAAGTACTGATTTGAATAATATTTGGGTTAAAATTTTTACGATGTATTGTTTGAGCTTCATATATTAAATCAAAAAATGGTTTTTTAAAAAGTTTTTTAGTTTTTTCTAAAGTCCAACGTAATTTCATATATACTCCGAAATAAATGTATTTTTTAAAGAAAAAGATTATAATTTATTAATATTTAAATTTAAAAAAAATAATACTCATATGAAAGAAAAAGATTTGTTTTTTGACAAAAAACATATTTGGCATCCTTATGAATCAATTACAAATACAAATAATTGTTTTTTAGTAACTTCTGCAAAAGGAATTTTTTTAAAATTATCTAATGGACAAAAGATTATTGATGGAATGTCTTCTTGGTGGTCTGTTATACATGGTTACAATCATAAAAGATTAAATTTAGCTTTAAATAAACAAATAAAAAAAATGTCACATGTAATGTTTGGAGGAATTACTCATAAACCTGCAATATCATTATGTCGTAAATTATTAGAAATAACACCTAAGAATTTAGATTGTATTTTTTTAGCTGATTCTGGATCTGTTGCAATAGAAATAGCTATGAAAATGACTTTACAATATTGGAATGCTTTAAATGTCAATAAAACAAAATTTTTAACTATTAAAAATGGTTATCATGGAGATACATTTTTTGCGATCTCAGTTTCAGATCCTTTAAATTCTAAACATAAAATATATAATAATGTTATATTAAAAAATATTTTTGCAGAATCTCCTGTTATATCTTTTGATGATATTTGGAATAATACTGATTTAAAATCTTTTGAAGAATTGATTTGTAAAAATCAACATAGTATTGCTGGAGTAATTTTAGAACCTATTGTTCAAGGTGCAGGAGGAATGAAATTTTATCATCCTAACTATTTAAAAAATGTAAGAAAATTATGTAATTTATATAATATTCCTTTAATTATAGATGAAATTGCAACAGGTTTTGGAAGAACTGGAAAATTATTTGCTTCCGAATATTCTAATATTTCAGGAGATATATTATGTATTGGAAAAGCGTTAACTGCGGGTATGTTAACTTTATCAGCTGTTTTAACTACACGATATATTGCTGATATTATAAGTTGTAGTAAGGCACAATGTTTAATGCATGGTCCAACTTATATGGGTAATCCTTTAGCATGTGCAGTTGCAAATGAAAATATTAAAATGTTAAAAGAGAATAAATGGAAAAAGCAAGTAAAAAATATAGAAATAGAATTAAAAAAAAATTTAAAAAGTTTATCTAATCATCCTAAAGTATCTAATGTACGAGTTTTAGGAGCTATTGGAGTAGTAGAATGTTTATATCCAATTAAAATAAAAAAAATGCAATCTTTTTTTATTAAAAATCATATCTGGATTAAACCATTTAAAAATTTAATTTATACAACTCCTGCATATATTATTGATAAAGATAGCTTAAAAAAAATTACTAAAGTTATTGCTTTATCTTTAGATACAGATAATTTTATTTATTAAAATAAAAAATTTAATCTTTTAATAATAACACTTCAATCCATAAAGGTCCTTGCATAATATTAAAATTTAATTCTTGATTTAACAAACCATTCTTTTTATTTATAGAATATATAGATATAGAGCTCGATTTTTGACCTGCTACAATAAGATATGTACCTGTTTGATCAATATTAAAACTACGAGGTTGTTTGACAGTTTGATAAATTTTAGTAAACTTTAATATCCCTGTATGTGGATTTATTTGAAATAATGAAATTGTACTTGTTGCTCTTTCAGAAGCATATAAAAAATACCCACAAGGAGAAATATGTATATCTGCAGCCCATTTTTTTTTAACAAAAATTGGTATAATTTCTATTTTTTGTATATATTTAAATGTATTTTTTAAAATTATTTTTTGTATATCCCATACAGTAATTGTGCTATTAAGTTCATTTAAAACATATAAATATTTATTATTTGGATGAATTGACATATGTCGTGGTCCATAATTTTTATTGTAATATAAATTATTTGTATTAATTTCAAATAATTTATTAATATTTTCAATGTTATAAATAAATATTTTATTTAATTTTAAAGCAGCAACAAATAAAAATCTATTAGATTGGTCTATTATAGAAGCATGACAACCTAAAACTTTATTTTTAATTTTATATGTTTTTGTTGGTATACCATTTTTACTTAATAAATGGCAGCTAATAGAATTATTTCCATAAGAACTATTAAATAAATACTTTTCATTAAGATCAATACAAATATGATTTGGATTTCCATATGTTTTTATTTCATTTTTTTTTTTCAATAGTCCTTTATAATTAATAGTATATGTTATAATTCGCGCATCATTTCTTACTCCAGCATATAATTTTTTTTTTTGTAAAGATAATTTAATAGGTTGAATCTCTCCATTTGTATCTATTTCTTGAATTTTTTTAATTTTATTTAATGAATTAAATTTAAATACTTGAATTTTATGATTTTTTGGAATAGAAACATAAATAATATATTTTTTTGTTTTTTTCATTTTTTTTATTTTTCATTCTTGATTTTTTTTAAGTTTAATATAAATTTTATTATCCAATAAATTTTTTTTTTCGAATTGTGAAACATTTTTTTAAATACAATAGTATTTTTTTCTTTTATTTTCCAGAATTGAGATTTTTTTTTAATATAATTAACTAATGATATTGTATCAATAGTATTTGAAGATAAAAATTTTATTTCACCACCTATGTTATTAAAATAAATTCTTTTTATTTGATATTTTTCTGCAATAATTTGCATTTTTTTCATTATTAACAAATTTTTTAATAATTTTGGTATTTTTCCAAAAAATTTTTTTAAATTTAATTTAATTTTTTTTAACTGATATAGATGATTTGATGTAGAAATTTTTAAATAATAAAATAATCTTTGATTTACGTTATGAATGTAATTTTCTGGAATTAAAGCTGGAATATTTAACTTAATTTTTGTTTTTTTATGAAATAAATTTATATTTTTATTTTTATTACCTATTTTTAAAGTTTTAATAGCTTTTTTTAATAATTTTAAATATAATTCTAACCCTATATTTTCTATATATCCACTTTGTTTTGCACCTAAAATTTCTCCTACTCCACGAATTTCTAAATCATGAGTAGCTAAAGAAAATCCAGCACTAAAATCTTGTATAGATGATATAGATTTAAATCTTTTTTTTGCATTTTCTGTAATTTTTTTTAAATTTGATACTAATAGCCATGCATATGCTTGATGATAAGATCTACCTACTCTTCCACGTAATTGATGTAATTGAGATAATCCAAAACAATCTGCATTTTCAATAATTATTGTATTTGCTAGAGGAATATCTAAACCATTTTCAATAATTGTTGTACATAATAATATATTAAAACGATTTTTATAAAAATCACTAATCACTTTTTTTAGACATTTATTATTCATCTTTCCATGTCCTATTTTAAATTTTCCTTCTGGAACTAATTGAGATAAATAATCTAATTTTTTTTGAATTTTGTTTACTTTATTATAAATATAATAGACTTGACCTCCTCTATTCAATTCTTTTAGAATTGCACTTCTAATAATTTTTTTATTTTTATTTCGAATAAATGTTTTTACTAATAATTTTTTATCTGGAGGAGTTTTAATAATAGATAAATCTCGAATACCTAAAAGAGACATATTTAAAGTTCGAGGAATAGGAGTTGCAGTTAAAGTTAAGATATCAATATTATAAAATTTTTTTTTCATAAATTCTTTATGATGTACTCCAAATCGATGTTCTTCATCAATAATTAATAGTCCTAAATTATTCCATTTAAGCTTTTTTAATAAAATTTTATGAGTACCAATTAAAATATTTATTTTTCCATTTTTTATTTTTTTTAAAATAGATTGTTGTTCTTTTTTAGTTTTAAAATTAGAAAACATTTCTATAGATATAGAATATTTAGAAAATCTTTCGATAAAATTATTATAATGTTGTTGTGCAAGTAAAGTAGTAGGCACTAGAATTGCTACTTGTTTATTATTATAACTAGCTATAAATGCTGCTCTCATAGCTACTTCTGTTTTTCCGAATCCTACATCTCCACATACTAAACGATCCATTGGTTTAGAAGAAAACATATCATTTAAAACAGATTCTATGACTTTAGATTGATCAGGTGTAGTTTGAAATGGAAAAAGTTTACAAAATTCTAGATATTTTTGGTGATTTTTTTTAAAAGCAAATCCTTTATGAGAATTTCTTTTTGCATAAATATTTAACAAAATTGCTGCAGTATCAAATATTTTTTTTGAAATTTTTTTTTTTTCTTTTTTCCAGTTATCACTTCCTAATTTATGTAAAGGAATAATTTTGTTAGTAGTATTTTGATATATATTAATTAAATTTAATGAGGATACAGGTACATATAATTTGTCTTTATCTGCATATAAAATAACTATATATTCAGATTTAATTCCAGATGTTTCAATTGTTTTTAATCCTTTATATCTTCCGATTCCATGTTTAATATGCATAATTGGTTGATTAATATTTATATTAAAAATTTTTTTTTTAAATAGTGTTAAATCATCGTTTTTCATAAATTAATTAAATAAATTGTTTTAAAATAAATATTTATGTTATTACAGTATATTTATTTTAAAAAAAAAGTTAAATGATATTTAAAATTATATTTTTTGAAAATTTTAACATATAAAAAATTTTATTTATTATGAAAATAATATGTTAAAATTAAAAAAAATAAAATATATTATAATATATTTTTTTTAAAACAGTATAAAAATTATATTTTATAATATCAAGAAAAATAAATTAATTATAAAATTTTTCGTTTTTTAATTATGAGAATAATATGACAATTAGAGTAGGAATTAATGGTTTTGGTAGAATAGGAAGAATAGTGTTTCGTCTTGCGCAAGAAAGAAGTGATATTGAAATAGTTGCTATAAATGATTTATTAGATGCTAAATATATTGCTTACATGTTAAAATATGATTCTACACATGGGAATTTTAAAAAATCAATACAAGTAAAAGAAAATTCTATCATTGTAAATAATAAAATTATTCAAATTACTTCTGAAAGAGATCCAGAAAAATTAATATGGGGTAAACTATCTGTAGATACAGTAATAGAATCTACTGGATTTTTTTTAACTCAAGATACTGCTCAAAAACATCTACTTTCTGGGGCAAATAAAGTAGTAATTACAGGACCTTCTAAAGACAATACTCCAATGTTCGTAAAAGGAGTAAATTTTGATTCTTATAAAGGCGAAAAAATTGTTTCTAATGCATCTTGTACTACTAATTGTTTAGCACCTCTAGCTAAAATTATACATAAAGAGTTTTCTATTGTAGAAGGATTAATGACAACTATTCATGCAACGACATCTACACAGAAAACTGTAGATGGAGTATCATTAAAAGATTGGAGAGGAGGTAGAGGATCGTTACAAAATATTATTCCTTCTTCAACAGGAGCAGCTGCAGCTGTAGGAAAAGTTTTACCTGAATTAAATAATAAACTTACAGGTATTGCATTTCGTGTACCTACACCAAATGTTTCTGTAGTAGATTTAACATGCAAATATAAAAATTCTGCAAGTTATAATGAAATTTGTGAAGTTATTAAAAAATATTCTATGAATGAAATGAAAGGAATTATAGGATATACAGAAGATAGTGTAGTATCGACTGATTTTAATGGTTCTACTTTAACATCTATTTTCGATGCTACAGCAGGATTATCTTTAAATAAAAATTTTGTTAAGTTAATTTCTTGGTATGATAATGAAGTAGGTTATTCTAGTAAAGTTTTAGATCTTGTAAAATTAATTTCTATATAAAATTATTTTAAAATTTTTTAATAGGTATATATTTATTTTATATATACCTAATTTAATTTATTTATTAAATAATTTAAATAAAATTATTGTGTATTTAAAATTTTTTTTAACCATTTTTTTATTCTTATTTTTGTTAGTTTAGGTTGTCTATCTTCATCAATAACTAATCCTAAGAAATATTTTTCGTTTAATAAAGCTTTAGAAGATTCAAAAGAATAATTTTTAGATGGCCATTTTCCTATTACTTTAGCTTCATTTGATATTACAATATCATATATTTCTTTCATTCCATCACAAAAATATTCTCCATAATCTTCTTGATCTCCACATCCAAAAATTGCAATTTTTTTGTTTTTAAAATTAATTTTTTTTAATATTGGAATAAAATCATCCCAATCACATTGTACTTCTCCATAATACCAAGTTGGAATACCAAGAATTAAAAAATTATATTTTAAAAAATCTTTTATATTAGCTTTAGATATATCATGTAAAACAGCTTTGTTTTTACCTATATATTTGCAAATCATTTTAGAAACTTTTTCTGTATTTCCAGTATCAGTTCCGAAAAAAATTCCAATTTTTTTCATTTTTTTAAAATCCTTATATTTTTTATTTAATAACTATATTTAATAAATTTTGTTTAATTTTATTATAAACTACTCAAATAGAATATAAATACATATCTATATACAATATTTTTAATATAAAAAATATAAATAATAAAGTTAATTTTATAAATTTATTAATTTTAAAATTAATTTATAAACAGGTATTTTATGACAAATTTAGTATGGTTAAAAAATGATTTAAGAATTCATGATAATCATGCTTTATATAATGCATGTAAAAATAAAAAAAAAATAATTACAATATTTATATTGACTTCTAAAATATGGAAAAAAAGAAAATTTCATACACAATTTAGCTTTTTACATAAACGATTATTTTTTTTACAGCAAGAATTATTAAATTTAAATATTTCTTTTATATATAAAAAGTTAAAAAATTTACAAGAATCTATGAAATATCTCTTATTTATATGTAAAAAATATCAAATTACTTCTATTTTTTATAATCATCAGTATAAATTTCATAATGAAAAAGAAGATATTTATATTACAAATTTTTTTAAAATTCATAAAATAAAAATAAAAATTTTTCATGATAATATTTTAATTAATCCTAATTTAATAAAAAATAATTTAGGCAAAACGTATAGAGTTTTTAGTTTTTTTAAAAAAAAAATTTTAAAAATTTTAAAAAATAAAAAAAAATTTCCTATATTAAAATTAAAAATTTTTAATACATCTAATCTTTTTTTTAAAAAAAAAACATTAAAATTAGATAATCAATTAAAAAAATTTAACAAAAAAAGATTTCCTTATAAAGATAATGATATTTTAAAAAAAATAAAATTATTTTTTAAAAAAAAATTTTTTAATTAT carries:
- the mfd gene encoding transcription-repair coupling factor: MKNDDLTLFKKKIFNININQPIMHIKHGIGRYKGLKTIETSGIKSEYIVILYADKDKLYVPVSSLNLINIYQNTTNKIIPLHKLGSDNWKKEKKKISKKIFDTAAILLNIYAKRNSHKGFAFKKNHQKYLEFCKLFPFQTTPDQSKVIESVLNDMFSSKPMDRLVCGDVGFGKTEVAMRAAFIASYNNKQVAILVPTTLLAQQHYNNFIERFSKYSISIEMFSNFKTKKEQQSILKKIKNGKINILIGTHKILLKKLKWNNLGLLIIDEEHRFGVHHKEFMKKKFYNIDILTLTATPIPRTLNMSLLGIRDLSIIKTPPDKKLLVKTFIRNKNKKIIRSAILKELNRGGQVYYIYNKVNKIQKKLDYLSQLVPEGKFKIGHGKMNNKCLKKVISDFYKNRFNILLCTTIIENGLDIPLANTIIIENADCFGLSQLHQLRGRVGRSYHQAYAWLLVSNLKKITENAKKRFKSISSIQDFSAGFSLATHDLEIRGVGEILGAKQSGYIENIGLELYLKLLKKAIKTLKIGNKNKNINLFHKKTKIKLNIPALIPENYIHNVNQRLFYYLKISTSNHLYQLKKIKLNLKKFFGKIPKLLKNLLIMKKMQIIAEKYQIKRIYFNNIGGEIKFLSSNTIDTISLVNYIKKKSQFWKIKEKNTIVFKKMFHNSKKKIYWIIKFILNLKKIKNEK
- the gap gene encoding type I glyceraldehyde-3-phosphate dehydrogenase encodes the protein MTIRVGINGFGRIGRIVFRLAQERSDIEIVAINDLLDAKYIAYMLKYDSTHGNFKKSIQVKENSIIVNNKIIQITSERDPEKLIWGKLSVDTVIESTGFFLTQDTAQKHLLSGANKVVITGPSKDNTPMFVKGVNFDSYKGEKIVSNASCTTNCLAPLAKIIHKEFSIVEGLMTTIHATTSTQKTVDGVSLKDWRGGRGSLQNIIPSSTGAAAAVGKVLPELNNKLTGIAFRVPTPNVSVVDLTCKYKNSASYNEICEVIKKYSMNEMKGIIGYTEDSVVSTDFNGSTLTSIFDATAGLSLNKNFVKLISWYDNEVGYSSKVLDLVKLISI
- the bioA gene encoding adenosylmethionine--8-amino-7-oxononanoate transaminase, producing MKEKDLFFDKKHIWHPYESITNTNNCFLVTSAKGIFLKLSNGQKIIDGMSSWWSVIHGYNHKRLNLALNKQIKKMSHVMFGGITHKPAISLCRKLLEITPKNLDCIFLADSGSVAIEIAMKMTLQYWNALNVNKTKFLTIKNGYHGDTFFAISVSDPLNSKHKIYNNVILKNIFAESPVISFDDIWNNTDLKSFEELICKNQHSIAGVILEPIVQGAGGMKFYHPNYLKNVRKLCNLYNIPLIIDEIATGFGRTGKLFASEYSNISGDILCIGKALTAGMLTLSAVLTTRYIADIISCSKAQCLMHGPTYMGNPLACAVANENIKMLKENKWKKQVKNIEIELKKNLKSLSNHPKVSNVRVLGAIGVVECLYPIKIKKMQSFFIKNHIWIKPFKNLIYTTPAYIIDKDSLKKITKVIALSLDTDNFIY
- a CDS encoding beta-propeller fold lactonase family protein, with the protein product MKKTKKYIIYVSIPKNHKIQVFKFNSLNKIKKIQEIDTNGEIQPIKLSLQKKKLYAGVRNDARIITYTINYKGLLKKKNEIKTYGNPNHICIDLNEKYLFNSSYGNNSISCHLLSKNGIPTKTYKIKNKVLGCHASIIDQSNRFLFVAALKLNKIFIYNIENINKLFEINTNNLYYNKNYGPRHMSIHPNNKYLYVLNELNSTITVWDIQKIILKNTFKYIQKIEIIPIFVKKKWAADIHISPCGYFLYASERATSTISLFQINPHTGILKFTKIYQTVKQPRSFNIDQTGTYLIVAGQKSSSISIYSINKKNGLLNQELNFNIMQGPLWIEVLLLKD
- the fldA gene encoding flavodoxin FldA → MKKIGIFFGTDTGNTEKVSKMICKYIGKNKAVLHDISKANIKDFLKYNFLILGIPTWYYGEVQCDWDDFIPILKKINFKNKKIAIFGCGDQEDYGEYFCDGMKEIYDIVISNEAKVIGKWPSKNYSFESSKALLNEKYFLGLVIDEDRQPKLTKIRIKKWLKKILNTQ